A stretch of Microcoleus sp. FACHB-68 DNA encodes these proteins:
- a CDS encoding cytochrome b N-terminal domain-containing protein yields MIDVSWEFRLRRLATILSVAILTLALMAAITGGLLAFYYQPSAGGAYNSLETITNEVPFGWLIRSVHNIAGNGLVGLGLIQIVVMFLGEKFRRSWIAGWISNILLVLTAIGLGWTAMLLDWSQEGFWRFRIEVATIEAIPLIGSQLVAILTGGSGVSTVTVQHLYALHSYALPLGAIALATVHLISLLMLQQQERREKQNELLEANS; encoded by the coding sequence ATGATCGATGTAAGCTGGGAGTTTAGGCTACGGCGACTGGCAACAATATTGTCTGTCGCAATTTTGACACTGGCGCTAATGGCGGCAATTACGGGCGGGCTTTTGGCGTTTTATTACCAACCGAGTGCCGGTGGTGCTTATAATTCGCTGGAAACTATCACCAATGAAGTTCCGTTTGGTTGGCTAATTCGGAGTGTGCATAATATTGCCGGTAATGGATTAGTTGGGCTGGGATTAATTCAAATTGTGGTGATGTTTCTGGGTGAAAAGTTTCGCCGCAGTTGGATTGCCGGTTGGATTAGCAATATTTTGCTCGTTTTGACGGCAATTGGTTTAGGTTGGACTGCAATGCTTTTAGATTGGAGTCAGGAAGGTTTCTGGCGTTTCCGCATTGAGGTGGCAACGATTGAGGCGATTCCTTTAATAGGCTCCCAATTAGTTGCAATTTTAACAGGTGGTAGCGGGGTGAGTACGGTGACTGTGCAACATTTATATGCCCTACACAGTTACGCCTTGCCATTGGGTGCAATCGCTTTGGCAACTGTGCATTTAATCAGTCTGTTGATGTTGCAGCAACAGGAAAGAAGGGAAAAGCAAAACGAACTGCTTGAGGCAAATAGTTAG
- a CDS encoding type II toxin-antitoxin system VapC family toxin has translation MMENNAIFFLDTNILVYANVEESPFHEVALQAIQRLYDAGSELWISRQVLREYLATLTRPQQFTNVHPIEVLIEDVRLFQTQFRVAEDNAEVTEQLLRLMEEIPVGGRQVHDANIVATMLVYGIGQLLTHHVADFNRFSELISVVPLVGNEA, from the coding sequence ATGATGGAAAATAACGCTATATTTTTTCTCGACACCAACATTCTAGTGTACGCGAATGTTGAAGAGTCTCCGTTTCACGAAGTTGCGCTACAGGCGATTCAACGCCTTTATGATGCTGGCAGCGAGTTATGGATCAGCCGGCAGGTATTGCGGGAATATTTAGCCACCCTGACTCGTCCTCAGCAATTTACTAATGTCCATCCTATTGAGGTATTGATTGAGGATGTTCGCCTATTTCAAACTCAATTTCGCGTGGCTGAAGATAATGCAGAGGTAACGGAACAACTTTTAAGGCTGATGGAGGAAATACCTGTCGGTGGCCGGCAAGTACACGATGCGAATATTGTTGCCACGATGTTAGTTTATGGAATTGGTCAATTACTCACGCACCATGTTGCAGATTTTAACCGCTTTTCTGAATTAATTTCTGTGGTGCCACTTGTGGGAAATGAGGCTTAA
- a CDS encoding MFS transporter, whose protein sequence is MLTRQGLILSMRSHLSVPLWFFAFVPYKLGEGLLITLLPLFIVQVAGGSVADVGNIHSIISLAGVVAFIFWGNLSDMMKRRRPFLTIGFLGFAVFTCLIALEQNVSHILLWSFLVGFLMAAVTPVASALVLDSVPEDERAESFSRFYEISGWSFVAGVVLGAAWLALMPQYWGVTGSMRALLLFAGGFASLSLILCLYWVKEPKNARSRRHFQPQLRGRLAVGVIEERARIYSSRMIYFILHPGILRQTSQLLESPLILYYLCSISFFFAIQIVFVPFPIFLTDVLKATNTQVLLITVSKAIVETFFYIPAGRFIKHRNGVTLQAVATGLRVLIFLIFATVAFMQPTPASLIIVGLTHLLTGITWAAINLSSMTTIANLTPKGQEGTALGVYNAMIGISTVVGSFMSGWLAKTFGYSVCFVTGAVLVGGIAVGLWSLRTALPTKPQPA, encoded by the coding sequence ATGTTAACAAGACAAGGATTGATACTTTCCATGCGCTCGCATCTATCGGTTCCTCTTTGGTTTTTTGCTTTCGTTCCCTACAAGTTAGGCGAAGGTTTGCTCATCACCTTGTTGCCTTTATTCATCGTGCAGGTTGCCGGCGGGAGTGTCGCGGATGTCGGAAACATTCACTCCATTATCTCCCTTGCCGGCGTCGTGGCTTTCATTTTTTGGGGCAACCTTTCTGACATGATGAAACGCCGCCGCCCTTTTTTAACCATTGGGTTTCTTGGGTTTGCCGTTTTTACTTGCCTCATCGCTTTAGAGCAAAACGTTTCACACATTCTGCTCTGGAGTTTTCTAGTCGGATTTTTGATGGCAGCCGTGACACCTGTTGCTTCAGCTTTAGTATTAGATAGTGTGCCAGAAGATGAGAGGGCAGAATCTTTCAGCCGCTTCTATGAAATTAGCGGTTGGAGTTTTGTCGCAGGGGTTGTACTCGGTGCAGCTTGGCTGGCGTTGATGCCTCAATATTGGGGCGTTACCGGCTCAATGCGGGCTTTATTACTATTCGCCGGCGGCTTTGCTTCCCTGAGTTTAATTTTATGCCTGTACTGGGTGAAAGAACCGAAAAATGCCCGTTCCCGTCGGCACTTTCAACCCCAACTACGCGGACGTCTCGCAGTCGGCGTAATTGAAGAAAGGGCGCGGATTTACTCGTCCCGGATGATTTATTTTATCCTGCATCCAGGGATTTTGCGTCAAACTTCGCAATTGCTAGAGAGTCCTTTGATACTTTATTATTTGTGTTCTATTTCTTTTTTCTTTGCCATTCAAATCGTATTTGTTCCTTTCCCGATTTTTCTGACGGATGTATTAAAGGCAACCAATACTCAGGTACTTTTAATTACCGTTAGCAAAGCCATCGTGGAAACATTTTTCTACATTCCCGCCGGCAGATTTATCAAACACCGAAACGGCGTAACGCTGCAAGCTGTAGCGACAGGGTTGCGGGTTTTAATTTTTCTCATTTTTGCCACAGTCGCGTTCATGCAACCGACACCGGCAAGCTTGATCATCGTTGGGCTAACTCACCTGCTAACCGGCATTACTTGGGCAGCGATTAACTTATCTAGCATGACAACCATTGCCAACCTTACTCCCAAAGGTCAAGAAGGCACAGCCCTTGGCGTGTATAACGCGATGATTGGTATTTCTACCGTTGTGGGTAGTTTTATGAGTGGCTGGCTGGCCAAAACCTTTGGCTATAGCGTCTGTTTTGTGACGGGTGCAGTCTTGGTTGGCGGGATTGCTGTCGGCTTATGGAGCCTGCGAACAGCGCTGCCAACAAAGCCACAACCGGCATAG
- a CDS encoding Uma2 family endonuclease: MSAVTQKPVHQLSITWPLLPDDFILPDDPVENTDQPLIAAALSQPLSFLPELSQEALIVSNFALCAAIDERMICKAPDWMYVKPVQPWQSSKPRRSYTPHTQGTIPQVVMEFLSATYGEEYSVEFTESVGKWFFYEQVIQVPIYVIFRPDTGRIEVYALESGHYKTQKPNEPGRYWIPGLDLFLGVWEGSHELRTGHWLRWWDAEGNLLLWSEERTEQERQQKQVVQQQLEQTQTLLEQERLRAQALEERLRSLGIDPEQL; encoded by the coding sequence ATGTCTGCCGTCACTCAAAAACCCGTCCACCAACTATCAATTACCTGGCCCTTACTGCCCGATGATTTTATCCTGCCTGACGATCCTGTGGAAAATACCGACCAGCCCTTAATTGCAGCGGCACTGAGTCAACCTTTGAGCTTCTTGCCTGAGTTATCGCAAGAAGCGCTGATCGTGTCTAATTTTGCCTTGTGTGCGGCGATAGACGAGCGAATGATCTGCAAAGCACCAGACTGGATGTATGTGAAGCCGGTGCAGCCTTGGCAGTCAAGCAAACCCCGTCGCAGCTACACACCGCACACACAAGGAACGATCCCGCAAGTCGTGATGGAGTTTCTATCAGCAACTTACGGTGAAGAATATTCTGTTGAGTTTACTGAAAGTGTGGGCAAATGGTTCTTTTATGAACAAGTTATTCAAGTTCCCATCTATGTGATTTTCCGACCAGATACAGGTCGCATTGAGGTTTATGCTCTAGAATCTGGGCACTATAAAACCCAAAAACCGAATGAGCCGGGGCGTTATTGGATTCCAGGTTTAGACTTATTTTTAGGAGTTTGGGAAGGTAGCCACGAACTGAGAACCGGCCATTGGTTACGTTGGTGGGATGCTGAAGGAAATCTGCTGTTATGGTCAGAAGAACGAACTGAACAGGAACGGCAACAAAAGCAGGTAGTGCAGCAGCAACTTGAGCAGACGCAAACGTTGTTAGAACAGGAACGACTTAGGGCGCAAGCGTTAGAAGAAAGGTTGCGTTCGCTGGGGATTGATCCAGAGCAATTATAA
- a CDS encoding DEAD/DEAH box helicase family protein — protein sequence MARTSTITFDRGTLILHPPPRGKAWVEFATWDDRVEKFRIPAIDYRPLMEALQAEGTQISDEAKAFEPLELNASMEMEPYAHQSEALLAWKQAGRCGVVVLPTAAGKTYLAQLAMQATPRSTLVVVPTLDLMHQWYAHLEAAFPDVEVGLLGGGSRDRTPILVATYDSAAIHAETLGNRYALIVFDECHHLPTDFNRVIAEYAIAPYRLGLTATPERTDGKHSDLNTLIGPEIYRKTAEELAGGALANHEIVQIKVKLSKLERDQYTELIKTRNEFLRESNISLGSIKGWQLFVQASCRSPAGRRAMLAHRQAKDIALGTGGKLRILADLLAQHYPERILIFTADNATVYRISQEFLIPALTHQTPVKERHEILTRFKAGEYKALVASHVLNEGVDVPDAKVAILLSGTGSQREYIQRLGRVLRRGTDRDKVAILYEVIAEDTAEEGTSQRRRGENKYEPHKREEPLEKKAKKDEKKYRQLEILPSPKTDPSISPEAPTPLYGVSKRVSKRAAESKEKWGEEAKEQDNEGTEE from the coding sequence ATGGCGCGTACATCTACCATTACATTTGATCGCGGCACACTCATTTTGCACCCACCCCCAAGAGGTAAAGCCTGGGTGGAATTTGCAACGTGGGATGATCGCGTTGAGAAATTTCGCATCCCCGCCATCGACTACCGCCCTCTCATGGAAGCGCTGCAAGCCGAAGGCACCCAAATCAGCGACGAAGCCAAGGCATTTGAACCGCTGGAACTCAATGCCAGTATGGAAATGGAACCTTACGCCCATCAAAGTGAAGCGTTGCTAGCGTGGAAGCAGGCGGGACGTTGCGGGGTGGTGGTATTGCCGACGGCTGCCGGTAAAACTTATTTGGCGCAACTGGCAATGCAAGCCACCCCCCGCAGCACCTTGGTTGTGGTTCCCACGCTAGATTTGATGCACCAATGGTATGCACATTTAGAGGCAGCTTTCCCAGATGTGGAAGTGGGATTGCTGGGGGGAGGTTCACGCGATCGCACCCCGATTCTTGTTGCAACTTACGACAGCGCCGCCATTCATGCAGAAACTTTGGGCAACCGCTACGCCCTGATTGTGTTTGATGAGTGTCATCACTTGCCCACCGACTTCAACCGCGTGATTGCAGAGTATGCGATCGCCCCCTACCGGCTGGGATTGACTGCAACCCCAGAGCGCACAGATGGGAAGCATTCCGATTTAAATACTTTAATCGGCCCAGAAATTTATCGCAAGACGGCAGAAGAACTTGCCGGCGGCGCACTTGCTAACCATGAAATTGTACAGATTAAAGTCAAACTTTCTAAACTAGAGCGTGATCAATATACGGAACTGATTAAAACTCGCAACGAATTTTTGCGGGAATCCAATATTTCCCTCGGCAGTATCAAAGGCTGGCAGCTATTTGTGCAAGCCAGTTGCAGATCGCCGGCAGGAAGACGCGCCATGTTAGCCCACCGGCAAGCCAAAGATATCGCTCTCGGAACGGGCGGAAAATTGCGAATTCTGGCAGATTTATTAGCCCAACATTACCCGGAACGTATCTTAATTTTCACGGCAGATAATGCCACGGTTTACCGCATTTCTCAGGAATTTCTAATTCCCGCGCTCACCCATCAAACACCTGTTAAAGAACGCCATGAAATCCTCACCCGATTTAAAGCCGGTGAATATAAAGCTTTAGTAGCCTCTCATGTTTTAAATGAGGGTGTTGATGTGCCAGATGCTAAAGTTGCCATCTTGCTATCGGGGACAGGTTCTCAGCGCGAGTATATTCAACGGTTAGGGCGAGTTTTGCGAAGGGGAACGGATCGGGATAAAGTCGCAATTTTATATGAAGTTATAGCGGAAGATACGGCTGAGGAAGGAACGTCTCAGCGCCGCCGAGGAGAGAATAAATATGAACCGCACAAACGTGAAGAACCCTTGGAGAAAAAGGCTAAGAAGGATGAGAAGAAATACCGGCAGCTAGAAATTTTGCCTTCCCCTAAAACTGATCCTTCTATATCCCCTGAAGCACCAACGCCTCTGTATGGCGTTTCTAAGCGAGTTTCTAAGCGTGCGGCTGAGTCGAAGGAAAAATGGGGTGAGGAGGCAAAGGAGCAGGATAACGAGGGAACAGAGGAGTAA